From Dasypus novemcinctus isolate mDasNov1 chromosome 8, mDasNov1.1.hap2, whole genome shotgun sequence, the proteins below share one genomic window:
- the PPP3R2 gene encoding calcineurin subunit B type 2 — MGNEASYPAEMCSHFDPEEIRRLGKRFRKLDLDHSGSLSVEEFLSLPGLQQNPLVQRVVDVFDTDGNGEVDFREFILGASQFSVKGDEEQKLRFAFSIYDMDKDGYISNGELFQVLKMMVGSNLQDAPLQQLVDKTIIILDTDGDGKISFEEFCAVVGNLEVHKKLVVIV, encoded by the coding sequence ATGGGCAACGAGGCGAGCTACCCCGCCGAGATGTGCTCGCACTTCGACCCGGAGGAAATCAGGAGGCTGGGCAAGAGGTTCAGGAAGCTGGACCTGGACCACTCGGGCTCGCTGAGCGTGGAGGAGTTCCTGTCGCTGCCCGGGCTGCAGCAGAACCCGCTGGTGCAGCGCGTCGTGGACGTGTTCGACACGGACGGCAACGGCGAGGTGGACTTCAGGGAGTTCATCCTGGGCGCCTCGCAGTTCAGCGTCAAGGGCGACGAGGAGCAGAAGCTGCGCTTCGCCTTCAGCATCTACGACATGGACAAGGACGGCTACATCTCCAACGGCGAGCTCTTCCAGgtgctgaagatgatggtggGCTCCAACCTGCAGGACGCGCCGCTGCAGCAGCTGGTCGACAAGACCATCATCATCCTGGACACCGACGGCGACGGCAAGATCTCCTTCGAGGAGTTCTGCGCGGTGGTGGGGAACCTGGAGGTCCACAAGAAGCTGGTGGTGATAgtgtga